A genomic stretch from Zeimonas sediminis includes:
- a CDS encoding class I SAM-dependent methyltransferase, with protein sequence MDTTAASIEQNPRPAAQADLGALKARQKAAWSSGDYALIGTTLQIVGEQLCEALDLRSGQKVLDVAAGNGNVSLAAARRWCDVVATDYVPALLDRARERAQADRLEIAFQEADAEALPFPDASFDAVVSTFGVMFTPDQDRAAAEMARVCRPGGKIGLANWTPDGFIGQLFKTIGKHVPPPAGAKSPALWGTRERLVEMFEPQASTVAASQRDYVFRYRSPDHWVQVFRTWYGPVLKAFAALDPAGQAALEADLRALIERFNRSGDGTMVVPGAYLEVVVTRK encoded by the coding sequence ATGGACACGACCGCTGCAAGCATAGAGCAGAACCCCCGGCCCGCCGCGCAGGCCGATCTCGGCGCGCTCAAGGCCCGCCAGAAGGCCGCCTGGTCTTCCGGCGATTATGCGCTGATCGGCACGACCCTGCAGATCGTCGGCGAGCAGCTGTGCGAGGCGCTCGACCTGCGTTCGGGGCAGAAGGTGCTCGACGTCGCTGCCGGCAACGGCAACGTGTCGCTGGCCGCCGCCCGCCGATGGTGCGACGTGGTCGCCACCGACTACGTGCCCGCGCTGCTCGATCGCGCGCGCGAGCGGGCGCAGGCCGACCGGCTGGAAATCGCCTTCCAGGAGGCCGATGCCGAGGCGCTGCCGTTTCCCGACGCCAGCTTCGACGCGGTGGTCTCGACCTTCGGCGTGATGTTCACGCCGGACCAGGACCGGGCCGCGGCCGAGATGGCGCGCGTCTGCAGGCCGGGCGGAAAGATCGGCCTTGCCAACTGGACGCCGGACGGCTTCATCGGCCAGTTGTTCAAGACGATCGGCAAGCACGTGCCGCCGCCGGCGGGCGCGAAGTCGCCGGCACTCTGGGGCACTCGCGAGCGGCTGGTCGAGATGTTCGAGCCGCAGGCGAGCACCGTTGCCGCGTCGCAGCGGGACTACGTCTTCAGGTACCGCTCGCCCGACCACTGGGTGCAGGTCTTCCGGACCTGGTACGGCCCGGTGCTGAAGGCCTTCGCCGCGCTGGATCCGGCCGGGCAGGCGGCGCTGGAGGCGGACCTGCGCGCGCTGATCGAGCGCTTCAACCGCTCCGGGGACGGCACCATGGTGGTGCCGGGGGCTTATCTCGAGGTCGTCGTCACCCGGAAGTGA
- a CDS encoding NADP-dependent oxidoreductase has protein sequence MQSINRQVLLKSRPSGIPQAEDFEIVEAPVPQPADGQVLVRNLYLSVEPAMRGWVSAVANYSQPVGIGEVMRSFAAGRVVASKAPGFHEGDLVVGMFGWQDYAVVDPDAIQRRVDERDLPLSTALGVLGLNGLTAYFGLLDVGQPKAGETVVVSTAAGSVGSAVGQIARIHGCRAVGIAGGAAKVAMCLEDFGFDAAFDYKAGDLDSALDRTCPNGVDVYFDNTSGEISDAVMKRLNVGARVVICGTASVASWDPLPKGPRVERHLLVKRARMQGFVIFDYAKHYDEALPVLADWVRSGKLRYREDVLDGIEHAPGAIAGLYRGENLGKRLIRIGEAPR, from the coding sequence ATGCAGTCGATCAACCGCCAGGTGCTTCTCAAGTCGAGGCCCTCAGGCATCCCTCAGGCCGAGGACTTCGAGATCGTCGAGGCGCCGGTGCCGCAGCCTGCCGACGGCCAGGTGCTGGTGCGAAACCTGTACCTGTCGGTAGAGCCGGCGATGCGCGGCTGGGTCAGCGCGGTCGCCAACTATTCGCAACCGGTCGGCATCGGCGAGGTGATGCGAAGCTTCGCCGCGGGTCGGGTCGTCGCGTCGAAGGCGCCCGGCTTCCACGAGGGCGATCTCGTCGTCGGCATGTTCGGCTGGCAGGACTACGCGGTGGTGGATCCGGACGCGATCCAGCGACGCGTCGACGAACGCGACCTGCCGCTGTCGACCGCGCTCGGCGTGCTGGGCCTCAATGGCCTGACCGCCTACTTCGGCCTGCTCGACGTGGGCCAGCCGAAGGCCGGCGAGACGGTCGTCGTGTCCACCGCAGCCGGCTCGGTCGGCTCCGCGGTCGGACAGATCGCGAGGATCCACGGCTGCCGCGCGGTCGGCATCGCCGGCGGCGCGGCCAAGGTCGCGATGTGCCTCGAGGACTTCGGCTTCGATGCGGCCTTCGACTACAAGGCCGGCGACCTCGACTCGGCACTGGACCGCACCTGCCCGAACGGCGTCGACGTCTACTTCGACAACACCTCGGGCGAGATCAGCGACGCGGTGATGAAGCGGCTGAACGTGGGCGCGCGGGTGGTGATCTGCGGCACCGCGTCGGTGGCCAGCTGGGACCCGCTCCCCAAGGGTCCGCGGGTCGAGCGCCACCTGCTGGTCAAGCGCGCGCGGATGCAGGGCTTCGTGATCTTCGACTACGCGAAGCACTACGACGAGGCGCTGCCGGTGCTGGCCGACTGGGTGCGATCCGGGAAGCTCCGCTACCGCGAGGACGTCCTCGACGGCATCGAGCACGCGCCCGGGGCGATCGCGGGGCTGTATCGGGGCGAGAACCTCGGCAAGCGGCTGATCCGGATCGGCGAAGCGCCGCGCTGA
- a CDS encoding transcriptional regulator yields MVAGVEMPDGAHPGDADRDGGAIRVRLLGPMAVWRDGVEQALPASRKARALFAYLALAQFPLSRSRLCELLWETPSDPRGELRWSLSKIRGLVDRPRRRVIARDDTIRLDLAACSVDALAVSRAVEGGLETIPRGELQALATRLEGDFLEGLELDGSPLFASWLTAQRRRFASCRTALLERLAASASGDQVFEWVEQWLALAPFDRQAHALLLAELAREGRIREAEEHLAAAARLFEAEGLDPAPLRDAWRAARAGAGSSATVAATSAPRGVPGIDGDARGPIEARRASIAVMPFADESGTRGGRGATVADALAHDVITRLAKLRSLFVIAQGTVFSLRDRMVGPDDAGRMLGVDYVVAGSVRRRGERLSVSVELAEARSARIAWAEIFDRRLDDSLLVLEEIGDRIVASVAGEIESMERNRAILKPPDSLDAWEAHHRGLWHMYRFNQADNASARGFFERAVRMDPTFSRAWAGLSFTHFQDAFQGWASRLPEADHAFETAGQALMVDDRDPAAHWAMGRALWLRGRHDEGVAELGRAVELSPNFAQAHYTLAFVHSQDGDPQAAIASADHSRKLSPFDPLMFGMLGARAMALVRLGRFEEAAVWAVKAAGQPNAHRHILAIAAFTLALAGSLDEARAYATAISKAAPAYGSADFLAAFQFDPEGVELFRTGARLLGME; encoded by the coding sequence GTGGTAGCCGGCGTGGAAATGCCCGATGGCGCGCATCCCGGCGACGCCGATCGCGACGGCGGCGCGATCCGTGTGCGCCTGCTGGGGCCGATGGCGGTCTGGCGAGACGGCGTGGAGCAGGCGTTGCCGGCATCGCGCAAGGCGCGCGCGCTGTTCGCCTACCTGGCCCTCGCGCAGTTTCCTCTCTCCCGAAGCCGCTTGTGCGAGCTGTTGTGGGAAACGCCGAGCGACCCGCGCGGCGAGTTGCGCTGGAGCCTGAGCAAGATCCGCGGCCTGGTCGACCGGCCGCGCCGGCGCGTGATCGCGCGCGACGACACGATCCGGCTCGACCTGGCCGCTTGCTCGGTCGACGCGCTCGCGGTCTCGCGCGCGGTCGAGGGCGGCCTCGAGACGATCCCGCGCGGCGAGCTGCAGGCGCTTGCGACCCGCCTCGAGGGCGACTTCCTCGAAGGCCTCGAGCTCGACGGCAGCCCGCTTTTCGCGAGCTGGCTGACCGCCCAGCGCCGGCGCTTCGCATCCTGCCGGACCGCCCTGCTCGAGCGTCTCGCGGCCAGCGCTTCGGGCGACCAGGTCTTCGAATGGGTCGAGCAGTGGCTGGCGCTCGCACCCTTCGATCGCCAGGCCCATGCCTTGCTGCTCGCCGAACTCGCCCGCGAGGGCCGGATCCGCGAGGCCGAAGAGCACTTGGCGGCCGCGGCCCGACTGTTCGAAGCCGAAGGACTGGACCCCGCGCCGCTTCGCGACGCATGGCGAGCGGCGCGCGCGGGCGCCGGATCCTCGGCGACCGTCGCGGCGACGAGCGCGCCTCGGGGCGTCCCGGGCATCGACGGCGATGCCCGCGGCCCGATCGAAGCGCGCCGCGCGTCGATCGCGGTGATGCCCTTCGCCGACGAGTCCGGCACGCGCGGCGGGCGCGGCGCCACCGTTGCCGACGCGCTGGCCCACGACGTCATCACCCGGCTCGCCAAGCTGCGCAGCCTGTTCGTGATCGCGCAGGGCACCGTGTTCTCGCTGCGCGACAGGATGGTCGGCCCGGACGATGCGGGACGGATGCTGGGCGTCGACTACGTCGTCGCCGGCTCGGTGCGCCGTCGCGGCGAGCGCCTGTCGGTGAGCGTGGAGCTCGCCGAGGCGCGCAGCGCCCGGATCGCGTGGGCCGAGATCTTCGACCGCCGCCTCGACGACTCCCTGCTCGTGCTGGAGGAGATCGGCGACCGGATCGTCGCCTCGGTGGCCGGCGAGATCGAGTCGATGGAACGCAACCGGGCCATCCTGAAGCCGCCCGACTCGCTCGATGCCTGGGAGGCCCACCATCGCGGCCTGTGGCACATGTACCGCTTCAACCAGGCCGACAACGCCAGCGCGCGCGGCTTCTTCGAGCGCGCGGTGCGAATGGACCCGACCTTCTCGAGGGCCTGGGCGGGGCTGTCGTTCACCCACTTCCAGGACGCGTTCCAGGGGTGGGCCAGCCGCTTGCCGGAGGCGGACCATGCCTTCGAGACCGCCGGACAGGCACTGATGGTCGACGACCGGGACCCTGCGGCGCACTGGGCGATGGGGCGCGCGCTGTGGCTGCGCGGCAGGCACGACGAGGGGGTGGCCGAACTGGGGCGAGCGGTCGAGCTCAGCCCCAACTTCGCCCAGGCCCACTACACGCTCGCCTTCGTCCACTCGCAGGACGGCGACCCGCAGGCGGCGATCGCATCGGCCGACCACTCCCGCAAGCTGAGCCCCTTCGACCCGCTGATGTTCGGGATGCTCGGGGCGCGCGCGATGGCGCTGGTCCGCCTCGGTCGCTTCGAGGAAGCGGCGGTCTGGGCGGTCAAGGCGGCAGGACAGCCCAACGCGCATCGGCACATCCTCGCGATCGCCGCCTTCACGCTCGCGTTGGCCGGATCGCTCGACGAGGCGAGAGCCTACGCAACCGCGATCAGCAAGGCGGCGCCGGCCTACGGATCGGCCGACTTCCTGGCCGCCTTCCAGTTCGATCCGGAAGGCGTGGAGCTGTTCCGGACCGGCGCGCGGCTGCTCGGCATGGAATGA
- a CDS encoding oleate hydratase, translated as MKRPGSAAGRIYLVGSGIASLASAVYLIRDAGVPGERIEVLEQDDVAGGALDGRGNPEDGFVIRGGRMHERHFACYWDLLSGIPSATDPGKSVTEESFAFAERLPSRSRSRLVRDARVVDVSSYGLRLRDKLDIVRLTLTPESRLGSRRIEDWFGGEFFDTRFWQIWASMFAFQKWSSVAEMRRYFLRFMHLFPGLHELGGIMRTCYNQYDSVVVPLRNWLAQRGVRFRFGTRVVDIDFAPRGPGKAASAIHVEAGGKRETLELADRDYVFVTLGSLVESTDTGSMTRPAVEKPKESSGAWMLWERIAAKDPAFGKPGVFSDRIDLQKWVSFTVTMRAPGFLRHLSAAYGYVPGASGLMTIVDSSWLLSIVVAAQPHFSNQPAGVDVFWGYGLYQDRPGDFVKKRMQDCSGEEILAELFAHLKLSDAMRPAIEAGSIACRPTVMPFIDSAFMPRSPGDRPAVVPAGAANFAFLGQFVEVPDDCVFTVEYSVRTAQTAVCTLFDTGKRPLPVYVGGRKLRSLANAILAMNR; from the coding sequence ATGAAACGCCCTGGAAGCGCCGCCGGCCGCATCTACCTCGTCGGCAGCGGCATCGCGTCGCTCGCCAGCGCCGTCTACCTGATCCGCGATGCCGGCGTCCCCGGCGAGCGGATCGAGGTCCTCGAGCAGGACGACGTGGCTGGGGGCGCGCTCGACGGGCGCGGCAACCCGGAAGACGGCTTCGTGATCCGCGGCGGCCGCATGCACGAGCGCCACTTCGCCTGCTACTGGGACCTGCTCTCCGGAATTCCGTCGGCGACCGATCCGGGAAAGAGCGTCACCGAGGAGAGCTTCGCCTTCGCGGAGCGGCTCCCGTCGCGCTCGCGCTCGCGCCTGGTGCGCGACGCCCGGGTGGTCGACGTTTCCTCCTACGGCCTGCGCCTGAGGGACAAGCTGGACATCGTCCGGCTCACGCTGACTCCCGAGTCGCGACTGGGCAGCCGCCGCATCGAGGACTGGTTCGGCGGCGAGTTCTTCGACACCCGCTTCTGGCAGATCTGGGCGTCGATGTTCGCCTTCCAGAAGTGGAGCAGCGTGGCCGAGATGCGGCGCTACTTCCTGCGCTTCATGCACCTGTTCCCCGGCCTTCACGAGCTGGGCGGCATCATGCGGACCTGCTACAACCAGTACGACTCGGTCGTGGTGCCGCTGCGGAACTGGCTGGCGCAGCGCGGGGTGCGGTTCCGCTTCGGGACCCGCGTCGTCGACATCGACTTCGCCCCGCGGGGCCCGGGCAAGGCGGCGTCCGCGATCCACGTCGAGGCCGGGGGAAAGCGCGAGACCCTCGAGCTGGCCGACCGCGACTACGTGTTCGTGACGCTCGGCTCGCTGGTCGAGAGCACCGACACCGGCTCGATGACCAGGCCCGCGGTCGAGAAGCCGAAGGAGAGCTCGGGCGCGTGGATGCTGTGGGAGCGGATCGCGGCGAAGGACCCCGCCTTCGGCAAGCCGGGCGTGTTTTCCGACCGGATCGACCTGCAGAAGTGGGTCTCGTTCACGGTCACGATGCGCGCCCCGGGCTTCCTGCGGCACCTGTCCGCCGCCTACGGCTACGTGCCCGGCGCGAGCGGCCTGATGACGATCGTCGACTCCAGCTGGCTGCTGTCGATCGTGGTGGCGGCCCAGCCGCATTTCTCGAACCAGCCGGCCGGCGTCGACGTGTTCTGGGGCTACGGCCTGTACCAGGACCGGCCGGGCGACTTCGTGAAGAAGCGGATGCAGGACTGCAGCGGCGAGGAGATCCTCGCCGAACTCTTCGCGCACCTGAAGCTGAGCGACGCGATGCGGCCGGCGATCGAAGCCGGCAGCATCGCCTGCCGGCCGACCGTGATGCCCTTCATCGACAGCGCGTTCATGCCGAGGTCGCCCGGCGACCGGCCCGCCGTCGTGCCGGCGGGCGCGGCCAACTTCGCCTTCCTCGGGCAGTTCGTCGAGGTGCCGGACGACTGCGTGTTCACCGTCGAATACTCGGTGCGGACCGCGCAGACCGCGGTCTGCACCCTGTTCGACACCGGCAAGCGGCCCCTGCCGGTCTACGTGGGCGGGCGAAAGCTGCGGTCGCTGGCGAACGCGATCCTGGCGATGAACCGATAG